In Scatophagus argus isolate fScaArg1 chromosome 5, fScaArg1.pri, whole genome shotgun sequence, a genomic segment contains:
- the smc4 gene encoding structural maintenance of chromosomes protein 4 isoform X1 gives MPSKTAKSSTASAKPRGKGSQPRDDSEDELDVPPLKKPTPMAQEEAPPTTDPSHGEAAEAVDNRSLEEILGSIPPPPPPAMTNEPGAPRLMITHLVNRNFKSYAGEQILGPFHKRFSCIIGPNGSGKSNVIDSMLFVFGYRAQKIRSKKLSVLIHSSDKHKDVESCTVEVHFQKIIDKEGDDYEVIPNSKFYVSRTANKDNSSAYYISGKKATFKEVGALLRSHGIDLDHNRFLILQGEVEQIAMMKPKGQTEHDEGMLEYLEDIIGSCRLKEPIQTLSRRIELLNEQRGEKLNRVKLVEKEKNALEGEKNKAVEFLTLENDIFKLKSQLCQYYVHDLQKRVVDKEQEKQKILEDTKELTEKNAKISQETEKMNQELKNVEKKQNKLNKYIETQKEKFTQLDLQDVEVREKIKHSKSKTKKLQKQLEKDKEKLEEVRGVPASSEKAISEATVRKEELEKQKVKEEEKLKEVMESLKEETSGLQQDKETKEKELMELSKAVNETRSRMDLAQSELDIYLSRHNTAVTQLNTAKQTLQTTSDTLRERRVAIKDLQVKIPQKEQELKKDEEELGQLMKMDNETREVVREMRQKVDEAKSSLSSNRSRGKVLDALMQQKKSGKIRGIFGRLGDLGAIDEKYDVAISSSCGALDNIVVDTIDTAQKCVTFLKEQNIGVATFIGLDKMKVWEKNMAPIRTPEDSPRLFDMVRVKDESVRPAFYFALRDTLVAQDMEQATRMAFQKDKRWRVVTLKGQIIEMAGTMTGGGRVLKGRMGSSIGTEFSQEELDRMESKLHEKVSKLQGCQERKLQLEENIQRLQPQLRDMKNTLEKYTNSMTSLADQEAHLKLQIKELEANVLAAAPDKAKQKQMEKSLEAFKKDYDAASSKAGKVENEVKRLHNLIVDINSHKLKAQQDKLDKINKELDDCSSTITKAQVAIKTADRNLKKCEESVTRVQGELEENEKTMAELTEQLKKLEDEAGEIMKACQEAEAALPEVQEQHQGVLKEIKILQQQEHALQEESLSVRLRIEQIETTITEHNNKIKHWQKEATKLSLHTIEDKPAEELPVLTSAELEEISDPNVIINKMITLETRCAQMKPNLGAIAEYKKKEELYLQRVAQLDDITTERDKFKRGYEDLRKQRLNEFMTGFNMITNKLKENYQMLTLGGDAELELVDSLDPFSEGIMFSVRPPKKSWKKIFNLSGGEKTLSSLALVFALHHYKPTPLYFMDEIDAALDFKNVSIVACYIYEQTKNAQFIIISLRNNMFEIADRLIGIYKTHNTTKSVGINPKTIVFKEHEAITA, from the exons ATGCCATCTAAAACTGCTAAGAGCTCAACTGCCTCCGCCAAGCCAAGAGGGAAAGGGTCGCAGCCTCGGGATGACTCCGAAGACGAGCTGGATGTACCCCCCCTCAAGAAACCAACTCCAATGGCCCAAGAGGAGGCACCGCCGACAACTG ATCCGTCTCACGGGGAAGCTGCCGAGGCGGTTGATAATCGAAGTTTGGAGGAGATTCTCGGTAGCATCCCTCCACCCCCGCCCCCAGCAATGACCAATGAACCGGGCGCTCCTCGCCTGATGATAACACATTTAGTTAATCGCAACTTTAAATCTTATGCAGGCGAGCAGATTCTGGGGCCTTTTCACAAG CGCTTTTCGTGCATCATTGGTCCAAATGGAAGTGGGAAGTCCAATGTGATAGATTCGATGCTCTTTGTGTTTGGATACAGAGCTCAAAAGATCAGATCGAAAAAGCTCTCAGTGCTGATTCACAGCTCTGATAAACACAAAGATGTGGAAAGCTGTACTGTGGAGGTGCACTTTCAAAAGATTATTGATAAg GAAGGAGATGACTACGAAGTCATCCCCAACAGCAAGTTCTATGTTTCCAGAACTGCTAACAAAGACAATTCCTCAGCCTACTATATCAGTGGCAAGAAAGCCACATTCAAAGAAGTGGGGGCTTTGCTCCGGAGCCATGGTATTGACCTAGACCACAACAGATTTCTGATTTTACAG GGGGAGGTGGAGCAGATTGCCATGATGAAGCCTAAAGGTCAGACAGAACACGATGAGGGTATGCTGGAATACCTGGAGGACATTATAGGCTCCTGTCGCCTCAAGGAGCCCATCCAAACCCTCTCCCGCCGCATTGAACTACTCAATGAGCAGAGGGGAGAGAAG CTAAACCGAGTGAAACTagtggaaaaggagaagaatgCTTTGGAAGGAGAAAAGAACAAAGCTGTGGAGTTCCTCACCCTGGAGAATGACATCTTCAAACTCAAGAGTCAGCTGTGCCAGTATTATGT TCATGATCTGCAGAAGCGTGTGGTGGAtaaagagcaggaaaagcagAAGATCTTGGAGGACACCAAGGAGCTCACTGAGAAAAATGCAAAGATATCACAAGAGACCGAGAAAATGAACCAAGAGCTCAAAAATGTGGAGAA GAAACAAAATAAGCTGAACAAGTACATTGAGACCCAGAAGGAGAAGTTCACCCAGCTGGATCTGCAGGACGTTGAAGTGCGTGAGAAGATTAAACACTCCAAGAGCAAGACCAAGAAACTGCAGAAGCAGTtggaaaaggacaaagaaaag CTGGAGGAAGTGCGTGGTGTACCAGCCAGCAGTGAAAAGGCCATCTCTGAGGCAACAGTTCGCaaggaagagctggagaagcagaaggtgaaagaagaggaaaaactgaaggAGGTGATGGAGAGTTTGAAAGAAGAGACCAGCGGCTTGCAACAGgacaaagag ACCAAAGAGAAAGAGCTGATGGAGCTCAGTAAGGCTGTAAATGAGACCCGGTCTCGTATGGACTTGGCTCAGTCGGAGCTCGACATCTACCTTAGTCGCCACAACACAGCTGTGACGCAGCTCAACACGGCCAAGCAGACACTTCAGACAACCTCTGACACACTCCGTGAGCGCCGTGTCGCCATCAAAGATCTCCAAGTCAAAATACCCCAGAAAGAACAGGAGCTCAAGAAG gatgAGGAAGAGCTGGGGCAGCTGATGAAGATGGACAACGAGACTAGGGAAGTGGTGAGGGAAATGAGGCAGAAGGTAGACGAAGCCAAAAGCTCTCTATCCTCCAACCGCAGTCGAGGAAAGGTCCTGGATGCCCTcatgcagcagaagaagagtgGCAAAATCCGTGGCATCTTTGGAAGATTG GGAGACCTTGGAGCCATAGATGAGAAATATGATGTGGCCATTTCCTCTAGTTGTGGGGCTCTGGACAACATCGTGGTGGACACCATTGACACAGCTCAGAAATGTGTCACCTTCCTCAAAGAACAGAACATCGGCGTCGCCACATTCATTGGTCTTGACAAG ATGAAGGTGTGGGAGAAGAACATGGCTCCCATTCGCACTCCAGAGGATAGCCCTCGTCTCTTTGACATGGTGCGAGTGAAAGATGAGAGTGTGCGACCAGCTTTCTACTTTGCCCTAAGGGACACCCTGGTGGCCCAGGACATGGAGCAAGCCACAAGGATGGCCTTCCAGAAGGACAAGCGCTGGAGAGTGGTCACTTTAAAGGGACAGATAATTGAGATGGCTG GAACCAtgactggaggaggaagagtatTGAAAGGCAGGATGGGCTCCTCTATTGGCACTGAGTTTTCCCAGGAGGAG CTCGACCGCATGGAGAGCAAACTGCATGAGAAAGTGTCGAAGCTGCAGGGCTGCcaagaaagaaaactgcagcTAGAGGAGAACATCCAGCGCCTTCAGCCGCAGCTCCGAGACATGAAGAACACCCTGGAGAAATACACCAACAGCATGACT AGTCTTGCTGACCAGGAGGCTCACTTGAAACTTCAGATCAAGGAACTCGAGGCCAATGTGCTGGCTGCAGCCCCAGACAAGgccaaacagaaacagatggagaagagcCTGGAGGCGTTCAAGAAAG ATTATGATGCGGCTTCCAGTAAGGCTGGGAAGGTGGAAAATGAGGTGAAAAGGCTCCACAACCTGATTGTAGACATCAACAGTCACAAGCTAAAGGCTCAGCAGGACAAGCTCGACAAAATCAACAAGGAGCTGGATGACTGCTCGTCCACCATAACCAAGGCTCAGGTGGCCATAAAGACGGCTGACCG CAACCTGAAGAAGTGTGAGGAGAGTGTGACTCGTGTGCAGGGTGAGCTGGAGGAGAACGAGAAAACGATGGCTGAGCTCACAgaacaactgaagaagctggaagACGAGGCTGGAGAGATCATGAAGGCCTGTCAGGAGGCTGAG GCCGCACTTCCTGAGGTGCAGGAGCAGCATCAGGGGGTGCTGAAGGAGATAAAgatcctgcagcagcaggagcacgCGCTGCAGGAGGAGTCGCTCAGTGTCCGGCTCCGCATCGAGCAGATAGAGACCACCATcactgaacacaacaacaagatCAAACACTGGCAGAAAGAG GCCACAAAGCTGTCCCTTCACACCATTGAAGACAAGCCGGCAGAGGAACTTCCTGTTCTTACTTCTGCTGAACTTGAAGAAATCTCGGATCCCAACGTCATCATCAACAAGATGATCACATTAGAGACTCGCTGTGCTCAGATGAAACCCAACCTTGGGGCCATTGCTGAGTATAAGAAGAAG gaagaGCTGTACCTGCAGCGCGTGGCTCAGCTGGATGACATCACCACAGAGAGGGACAAATTCAAACGCGGCTACGAGGACCTGCGCAAACAGCGCCTCAACGAGTTCATGACCGGATtcaacatgatcacaaacaaGCTGAAGGAAAACTACCAGATGCTGACGCTGGGCGGCGATGCAGAGTTGGAGCTCGTGGACAGTTTGGACCCTTTCTCCGAAGGCATCATGTTCAG TGTGCGTCCTCCAAAGAAGAGCTGGAAAAAGATCTTTAACCTGTCAGGAGGAGAAAAGACCCTCAGCTCCTTGGCTCTAGTGTTTGCCCTGCACCACTACAAACCCACGCCGCTCTACTTCATGGACGAGATAGATGCCGCTCTGGATTTCAAGAACGTCTCAATTGTCGCCTGTTACATTTAT GAACAAACAAAGAACGCTCAGTTTATCATCATCTCTCTGAGGAACAACATGTTCGAGATTGCTGACCGCCTCATCGGCATCTACAAAACTCACAACACCACCAAGAGTGTGGGAATCAACCCCAAGACCATTGTGTTTAAAGAGCACGAAGCGATCACTGCTTAA
- the trim59 gene encoding tripartite motif-containing protein 59, with amino-acid sequence MDNLEEDLTCSVCYSLFSDPRVLPCSHTFCKTCLCNLLQASANYSIWRPLRLPLKCPNCRSVVELPPAGVDALPTNVSLRAIIEKYQSDSEPRPPSCQDHYRQPLNMYCVQDRQLICGLCLTVGQHQGHPIDDLQAAFIREKRTPSLLLARLSERRWAQVCELGEQLEQEKARCEGLLRQDRQEVNQYFQMLEAVLARKRQAYLEALDKAGAEVSRAYDPLIHSVKELQEEQLDLVSLGSSVEEEDSPLVFLEKVHLLRERVEELISTPLPSVINLSVTPRAAEHLQRHWPAVTIGRLEEAPVPKVRCCARCGSTEAGVETEAGGDQSDSLAQNVWPELQPTCSVVALLGLLMLVLLAVLWANPVGVASLGFSLISRCTQLVHGLSSEMITSVCDTAGSAYAVMEAAVERWRSHLSSVGEKAFQRVAAFF; translated from the exons ATGGACAACCTAGAGGAGGACCTGACATGCTCCGTGTGCTACTCGTTGTTCTCTGACCCGCGAGTGCTGCCGTGCTCACACACCTTCTGTAAGACCTGCCTGTGCAACTTGCTCCAGGCGTCAGCCAACTATTCCATCTGGCGTCCGCTCCGCTTGCCGCTAAAATGCCCCAACTGTCGCAGCGTGGTGGAGCTGCCCCCGGCGGGCGTAGACGCTCTGCCCACCAACGTATCTCTGCGGGCCATCATCGAGAAA TACCAGAGTGACAGTGAGCCGCGACCCCCTTCCTGTCAGGATCACTATCGGCAGCCTCTGAACATGTACTGCGTCCAGGATCGGCAGCTGATCTGTGGGCTGTGTCTGACGGTCGGGCAGCACCAGGGCCACCCTATAGATGACCTGCAGGCGGCATTCATCAGAGAGAAACGGACCCCGTCGCTACTGCTGGCCAGACTCTCTGAGCGCAGATGGGCACAG GTGTGTGAGCTGGGGGAGCAGCTGGAGCAAGAGAAGGCCCGCTGTGAAGGTCTGCTGAGGCAGGACCGTCAGGAAGTCAATCAGTATTTTCAGATGCTGGAGGCAGTGCTGGCCAGGAAGAGACAAGCCTACCTGGAGGCCCTGGATAAAGCTGGTGCGGAGGTGTCCCGCGCCTACGACCCTCTCATCCACAGCGTGAAGGAGCTAcag GAAGAGCAGTTGGACCTGGTGTCTCTGGGCTCATCagtagaggaggaggactcGCCGCTGGTCTTCCTGGAGAAGGTGCATTTGCTcagagagagggtggaggagctgaTTTCAACCCCTCTGCCTTCAGTCATAAACCTCTCCGTTACGCCACGGGCGGCCGAGCACCTCCAGCGGCACTGGCCTGCTGTGACCATCGGGAGACTGGAGGAAGCGCCCGTCCCTAAGGTGCGCTGCTGTGCCAGATGTGGCAGCACGGAGGCTGGTGTGGAAACTGAAGCTGGGGGGGATCAGTCCGACAGCTTGGCGCAAAACGTGTGGCCTGAGCTGCAGCCGACTTGTTCTGTGGTGGCGCTGCTGGGGCTGCTGATGCTTGTGCTGCTGGCGGTGCTGTGGGCCAACCCGGTTGGAGTGGCGTCACTCGGTTTCTCTCTGATCTCTCGGTGCACTCAGTTAGTCCACGGCCTGAGCAGTGAGATGATCACATCTGTCTGCGACACGGCGGGCTCAGCATACGCCGTGATGGAGGCCGCTGTAGAAAGATGGAGATCTCACCTCTCCTCAGTGGGTGAGAAGGCCTTCCAACGGGTggctgcctttttttaa
- the smc4 gene encoding structural maintenance of chromosomes protein 4 isoform X2, giving the protein MTNEPGAPRLMITHLVNRNFKSYAGEQILGPFHKRFSCIIGPNGSGKSNVIDSMLFVFGYRAQKIRSKKLSVLIHSSDKHKDVESCTVEVHFQKIIDKEGDDYEVIPNSKFYVSRTANKDNSSAYYISGKKATFKEVGALLRSHGIDLDHNRFLILQGEVEQIAMMKPKGQTEHDEGMLEYLEDIIGSCRLKEPIQTLSRRIELLNEQRGEKLNRVKLVEKEKNALEGEKNKAVEFLTLENDIFKLKSQLCQYYVHDLQKRVVDKEQEKQKILEDTKELTEKNAKISQETEKMNQELKNVEKKQNKLNKYIETQKEKFTQLDLQDVEVREKIKHSKSKTKKLQKQLEKDKEKLEEVRGVPASSEKAISEATVRKEELEKQKVKEEEKLKEVMESLKEETSGLQQDKETKEKELMELSKAVNETRSRMDLAQSELDIYLSRHNTAVTQLNTAKQTLQTTSDTLRERRVAIKDLQVKIPQKEQELKKDEEELGQLMKMDNETREVVREMRQKVDEAKSSLSSNRSRGKVLDALMQQKKSGKIRGIFGRLGDLGAIDEKYDVAISSSCGALDNIVVDTIDTAQKCVTFLKEQNIGVATFIGLDKMKVWEKNMAPIRTPEDSPRLFDMVRVKDESVRPAFYFALRDTLVAQDMEQATRMAFQKDKRWRVVTLKGQIIEMAGTMTGGGRVLKGRMGSSIGTEFSQEELDRMESKLHEKVSKLQGCQERKLQLEENIQRLQPQLRDMKNTLEKYTNSMTSLADQEAHLKLQIKELEANVLAAAPDKAKQKQMEKSLEAFKKDYDAASSKAGKVENEVKRLHNLIVDINSHKLKAQQDKLDKINKELDDCSSTITKAQVAIKTADRNLKKCEESVTRVQGELEENEKTMAELTEQLKKLEDEAGEIMKACQEAEAALPEVQEQHQGVLKEIKILQQQEHALQEESLSVRLRIEQIETTITEHNNKIKHWQKEATKLSLHTIEDKPAEELPVLTSAELEEISDPNVIINKMITLETRCAQMKPNLGAIAEYKKKEELYLQRVAQLDDITTERDKFKRGYEDLRKQRLNEFMTGFNMITNKLKENYQMLTLGGDAELELVDSLDPFSEGIMFSVRPPKKSWKKIFNLSGGEKTLSSLALVFALHHYKPTPLYFMDEIDAALDFKNVSIVACYIYEQTKNAQFIIISLRNNMFEIADRLIGIYKTHNTTKSVGINPKTIVFKEHEAITA; this is encoded by the exons ATGACCAATGAACCGGGCGCTCCTCGCCTGATGATAACACATTTAGTTAATCGCAACTTTAAATCTTATGCAGGCGAGCAGATTCTGGGGCCTTTTCACAAG CGCTTTTCGTGCATCATTGGTCCAAATGGAAGTGGGAAGTCCAATGTGATAGATTCGATGCTCTTTGTGTTTGGATACAGAGCTCAAAAGATCAGATCGAAAAAGCTCTCAGTGCTGATTCACAGCTCTGATAAACACAAAGATGTGGAAAGCTGTACTGTGGAGGTGCACTTTCAAAAGATTATTGATAAg GAAGGAGATGACTACGAAGTCATCCCCAACAGCAAGTTCTATGTTTCCAGAACTGCTAACAAAGACAATTCCTCAGCCTACTATATCAGTGGCAAGAAAGCCACATTCAAAGAAGTGGGGGCTTTGCTCCGGAGCCATGGTATTGACCTAGACCACAACAGATTTCTGATTTTACAG GGGGAGGTGGAGCAGATTGCCATGATGAAGCCTAAAGGTCAGACAGAACACGATGAGGGTATGCTGGAATACCTGGAGGACATTATAGGCTCCTGTCGCCTCAAGGAGCCCATCCAAACCCTCTCCCGCCGCATTGAACTACTCAATGAGCAGAGGGGAGAGAAG CTAAACCGAGTGAAACTagtggaaaaggagaagaatgCTTTGGAAGGAGAAAAGAACAAAGCTGTGGAGTTCCTCACCCTGGAGAATGACATCTTCAAACTCAAGAGTCAGCTGTGCCAGTATTATGT TCATGATCTGCAGAAGCGTGTGGTGGAtaaagagcaggaaaagcagAAGATCTTGGAGGACACCAAGGAGCTCACTGAGAAAAATGCAAAGATATCACAAGAGACCGAGAAAATGAACCAAGAGCTCAAAAATGTGGAGAA GAAACAAAATAAGCTGAACAAGTACATTGAGACCCAGAAGGAGAAGTTCACCCAGCTGGATCTGCAGGACGTTGAAGTGCGTGAGAAGATTAAACACTCCAAGAGCAAGACCAAGAAACTGCAGAAGCAGTtggaaaaggacaaagaaaag CTGGAGGAAGTGCGTGGTGTACCAGCCAGCAGTGAAAAGGCCATCTCTGAGGCAACAGTTCGCaaggaagagctggagaagcagaaggtgaaagaagaggaaaaactgaaggAGGTGATGGAGAGTTTGAAAGAAGAGACCAGCGGCTTGCAACAGgacaaagag ACCAAAGAGAAAGAGCTGATGGAGCTCAGTAAGGCTGTAAATGAGACCCGGTCTCGTATGGACTTGGCTCAGTCGGAGCTCGACATCTACCTTAGTCGCCACAACACAGCTGTGACGCAGCTCAACACGGCCAAGCAGACACTTCAGACAACCTCTGACACACTCCGTGAGCGCCGTGTCGCCATCAAAGATCTCCAAGTCAAAATACCCCAGAAAGAACAGGAGCTCAAGAAG gatgAGGAAGAGCTGGGGCAGCTGATGAAGATGGACAACGAGACTAGGGAAGTGGTGAGGGAAATGAGGCAGAAGGTAGACGAAGCCAAAAGCTCTCTATCCTCCAACCGCAGTCGAGGAAAGGTCCTGGATGCCCTcatgcagcagaagaagagtgGCAAAATCCGTGGCATCTTTGGAAGATTG GGAGACCTTGGAGCCATAGATGAGAAATATGATGTGGCCATTTCCTCTAGTTGTGGGGCTCTGGACAACATCGTGGTGGACACCATTGACACAGCTCAGAAATGTGTCACCTTCCTCAAAGAACAGAACATCGGCGTCGCCACATTCATTGGTCTTGACAAG ATGAAGGTGTGGGAGAAGAACATGGCTCCCATTCGCACTCCAGAGGATAGCCCTCGTCTCTTTGACATGGTGCGAGTGAAAGATGAGAGTGTGCGACCAGCTTTCTACTTTGCCCTAAGGGACACCCTGGTGGCCCAGGACATGGAGCAAGCCACAAGGATGGCCTTCCAGAAGGACAAGCGCTGGAGAGTGGTCACTTTAAAGGGACAGATAATTGAGATGGCTG GAACCAtgactggaggaggaagagtatTGAAAGGCAGGATGGGCTCCTCTATTGGCACTGAGTTTTCCCAGGAGGAG CTCGACCGCATGGAGAGCAAACTGCATGAGAAAGTGTCGAAGCTGCAGGGCTGCcaagaaagaaaactgcagcTAGAGGAGAACATCCAGCGCCTTCAGCCGCAGCTCCGAGACATGAAGAACACCCTGGAGAAATACACCAACAGCATGACT AGTCTTGCTGACCAGGAGGCTCACTTGAAACTTCAGATCAAGGAACTCGAGGCCAATGTGCTGGCTGCAGCCCCAGACAAGgccaaacagaaacagatggagaagagcCTGGAGGCGTTCAAGAAAG ATTATGATGCGGCTTCCAGTAAGGCTGGGAAGGTGGAAAATGAGGTGAAAAGGCTCCACAACCTGATTGTAGACATCAACAGTCACAAGCTAAAGGCTCAGCAGGACAAGCTCGACAAAATCAACAAGGAGCTGGATGACTGCTCGTCCACCATAACCAAGGCTCAGGTGGCCATAAAGACGGCTGACCG CAACCTGAAGAAGTGTGAGGAGAGTGTGACTCGTGTGCAGGGTGAGCTGGAGGAGAACGAGAAAACGATGGCTGAGCTCACAgaacaactgaagaagctggaagACGAGGCTGGAGAGATCATGAAGGCCTGTCAGGAGGCTGAG GCCGCACTTCCTGAGGTGCAGGAGCAGCATCAGGGGGTGCTGAAGGAGATAAAgatcctgcagcagcaggagcacgCGCTGCAGGAGGAGTCGCTCAGTGTCCGGCTCCGCATCGAGCAGATAGAGACCACCATcactgaacacaacaacaagatCAAACACTGGCAGAAAGAG GCCACAAAGCTGTCCCTTCACACCATTGAAGACAAGCCGGCAGAGGAACTTCCTGTTCTTACTTCTGCTGAACTTGAAGAAATCTCGGATCCCAACGTCATCATCAACAAGATGATCACATTAGAGACTCGCTGTGCTCAGATGAAACCCAACCTTGGGGCCATTGCTGAGTATAAGAAGAAG gaagaGCTGTACCTGCAGCGCGTGGCTCAGCTGGATGACATCACCACAGAGAGGGACAAATTCAAACGCGGCTACGAGGACCTGCGCAAACAGCGCCTCAACGAGTTCATGACCGGATtcaacatgatcacaaacaaGCTGAAGGAAAACTACCAGATGCTGACGCTGGGCGGCGATGCAGAGTTGGAGCTCGTGGACAGTTTGGACCCTTTCTCCGAAGGCATCATGTTCAG TGTGCGTCCTCCAAAGAAGAGCTGGAAAAAGATCTTTAACCTGTCAGGAGGAGAAAAGACCCTCAGCTCCTTGGCTCTAGTGTTTGCCCTGCACCACTACAAACCCACGCCGCTCTACTTCATGGACGAGATAGATGCCGCTCTGGATTTCAAGAACGTCTCAATTGTCGCCTGTTACATTTAT GAACAAACAAAGAACGCTCAGTTTATCATCATCTCTCTGAGGAACAACATGTTCGAGATTGCTGACCGCCTCATCGGCATCTACAAAACTCACAACACCACCAAGAGTGTGGGAATCAACCCCAAGACCATTGTGTTTAAAGAGCACGAAGCGATCACTGCTTAA